The nucleotide window CTTGCAGCAGCGAAAGGATCGCGAGCAGGGCGAGTATGGGTTTTGTGTGGGATGTCATTGTAAAGTGGATACCGGTTGCACGACGAGGAGCTCCGACCTCGTGTTATTCCCGATGGTCAGGGGAGGGGAGGCCGACGCAACGAAGCAGGCGGCTCCCCGGGGAAGCGCGACCCGCTGGGTGCCGTTGTGCAGTTCCGTCGCTCCGACAGTCTGGATGAGCAGGGAAGGGCGGCCGAGGAGCGGAAGTGTGGTCTCACCTGGAGGCGTGCGGAGGCGGAAGAGCTCGAAGCAGGAAGTCCGATCGCGTCCCACGAGGGGCTCGAGCCCATTGTCAGGCGAAGGCCGGCCGGGGGTCAGCTTGAAGCGCGCGGTAGCGTCGCCGATCGGGTAGGGGGTGCAGTCGAAAAGGTCGAGGCACAGCTCGATATCCTGCCCCATGAATCTTCCATTCGGAGGCACCACCACCCCATCGCGCTCAAACTCGCATCGAACGACCAGGTCGCTCGGCTCCATGACTTCCACGAGAAGGACGCCGCCACCGATGGCATGCGGGACCCCGCCGGGGACAATCCAAACCTCCCCCGGTTTCACCGGGATTGGGTCGAAGCATGCGTCCATCGCCGCGATGTCCTGCTGCAAGATGATCCGTCGCCACTCCTCACGTGACGGGGGGCGCTGGAAGCCCAGACGAAGGTACCCCTCGCATCCCGGACGGACTTCGAGCACATAGTAGACTTCGAGTTTACCATAGGGAGCGCCAAGACGGGCGCGTGCGAACTCCGACGTGGGGTGCGCCTGAACGTGGAGCCGGTTTGCCGCGTCGAGAAGCTTGGCAATGAACGTCAGGCACGTATCTGACGTTTTGTATCCGGCTCCAAGATACAAATTGGAATTCTCCAGCAGGAGATCGCGGAGGAGGGCCACCTCCCCGCTGGGCAACCGCACTCGCGTCAGCCCTTCGAGGGGCTCCGGGGCAAGCCCGGGATTGCGCGCCTCGACCGTGGAGGCGAGCCAGTCCTCCGGGCGATCTGCATCAACCGGCAGGGTGTGGCCAGCCAGGGCGTCTAGCCGTGAGCCTCCTCGGTAGCCACGGCGTACTCGGGTAGGCACAATCGGCAGCAGCTGGGGCAAGTCTGTCATGGGGGAGTGTAGTTATACCCCGGGATTGGCCAATGTCGTAGGAGAATCGGGACCTTAAAACTGTGATTGGTTGCCTCCTGCAGTTTGACCGCCGTGCCCGTTCTCACTTTTGCGGCAACCGATCTTCTATGCGCGGCTTGCGGGTTCGCTAGAATCAGACTCCCCCGACGTGTGGGCGTTTCCACACGCAAACTCCCAACCTCCCCATAGACGCTTGTCCCCGTGGAACGACTTTTTTCGCGAACTGGCCGCTTCGTCGCGGCCCTCCTTGCCCTCGCAGTGACGGGCTCCGCCACGCAGCTTCAACTGCGCCTGCCGCAGTCCGGCGCGACGGTCAATCGCCTCACGCCAACGCTGGCGTGGACGCCCGCGGAGGGTGCCACTGGCTACGAGATCTGGATCGATGGTATCCTGATGGGGGAGGTGGGTGGGCATGTGAACGAGTACGTCCCATTCCCGCTCTCCTTCGGCCGGCATGAGTGGAAGGTCGTTGCGCTCGTGGGCAACGACCGGATAGCGACGGAACCGCGTCAGGTCGTCATCGACGACGCACCGCTTGCGCCACTGCCGAAGCACAGCCAGCTCCTCCGATTAGGCTGGACGGTGGAATCGTCGCTTCGGGTTGGCATGGACGGAGGCACGCTTTCCATGCCGGGCGTCGACACCACGAAGTGGGCCAGGACTTCCCTGCCGGCAACGGTGTTGACGGCGCTCGTTCGCAATGGCGTGTACCCCAATCCTTATGTCGCACTGAACAACATTCGGATTCCGGACGCCAACGATCAGTTTAACCAGGAGAACGACCTGCTACGCTTCAGCCATATCCCGGGCAAAAACCCGTGGTCGAAGCCCTATTGGTACCGCACCACGTTCACTGTCGAGCCTGCAAAGCTGCGGAGGCAGGTTTGGCTCGTTCTCAATGAGATCAACTACCGGGCTGACGTCTGGTTCAATGGCAAGCAGATTGGAACCGCGAAGGAAGTCGTGGGCATGGAGCGCAGCTTCCGCTTCAATGTAACAAACCTCGTCCAGGCGGGAGCAGAGAATGTACTCGCTGTCGCCATCCATCCCCTTGACCACCCCGGGCTTCCCGAGAAGGCGCCCGTGACCCCGCTTGCAGACCCAGGTCGCAACATGGGTGCGGATACTGCAATCAGCCTGAACTATGCGAAGTGGGACTGCATCGGGTGGGACTGGCAACCCGAGGTGAAGGACCGGGACATGGGAATCACCGAGGACGTGTACCTGGAGTTCGCCGACAACATTGAGCTGCGCGATGTGTACGTCACGACGGACCTCCCGCTCCCCGACACATCACACGCTGACCTGGCGATCAGTTTCGACACCA belongs to Opitutaceae bacterium and includes:
- a CDS encoding phosphoheptose isomerase, which produces MTDLPQLLPIVPTRVRRGYRGGSRLDALAGHTLPVDADRPEDWLASTVEARNPGLAPEPLEGLTRVRLPSGEVALLRDLLLENSNLYLGAGYKTSDTCLTFIAKLLDAANRLHVQAHPTSEFARARLGAPYGKLEVYYVLEVRPGCEGYLRLGFQRPPSREEWRRIILQQDIAAMDACFDPIPVKPGEVWIVPGGVPHAIGGGVLLVEVMEPSDLVVRCEFERDGVVVPPNGRFMGQDIELCLDLFDCTPYPIGDATARFKLTPGRPSPDNGLEPLVGRDRTSCFELFRLRTPPGETTLPLLGRPSLLIQTVGATELHNGTQRVALPRGAACFVASASPPLTIGNNTRSELLVVQPVSTLQ